One Ogataea parapolymorpha DL-1 chromosome VI, whole genome shotgun sequence DNA window includes the following coding sequences:
- a CDS encoding Glutathione reductase, whose amino-acid sequence MRSHYQYLVIGGGSGGVASARRAAKHGASTLLIESKQMGGTCVNVGCVPKKVMWYASDMAAKIRLAKDYGFESVDASLADSFNWASFKAKRDAYIKRLNGIYERNLTKEGVDYLFGFARFTDDGKVEVVHNEDKSKVSTFTADHILIATGGTPVFPSKIPGYELGISSDGFFELETQPKRVAVVGAGYIGVELAGVFNGLGSETHLIIRGDTVLRKFDTIIQNTITDHYVKEEINVHKQSQVTKIERLEDGSKKVTLNDESSIVVDELIWTIGRKSLIDLDVHKIGLKLNSKDQVIVNEYQETNVKNVYSLGDVVGKVELTPVAIATGRKLSNRLFGPEVFRTQKQDFDNVPSVIFSHPEAGSIGLSEKDAIEKYGEDDIKVYQSKFTSMFYAMSEHKSPTAYKLVCVKSQNEKVVGLHIVGDASSEILQGFGVAIKMGATKANFDDCVAIHPTSAEELVTMV is encoded by the coding sequence ATGCGTTCTCATTATCAATATTTGGTCATTGGAGGAGGTTCTGGAGGTGTTGCCTCGGCCAGAAGAGCTGCCAAACATGGAGCCTCTACCCTGCTCATTGAATCCAAGCAAATGGGAGGTACCTGTGTCAACGTTGGGTGTGTTCCAAAGAAAGTGATGTGGTACGCCTCCGACATGGCTGCGAAGATCAGACTTGCCAAGGACTACGGTTTTGAGAGCGTTGATGCCTCGCTTGCGGACAGCTTTAATTGGGCAAGTTTCAAGGCCAAAAGAGACGCCTACATCAAGAGACTCAATGGAATTTACGAGCGCAACTTGACCAAGGAAGGTGTGGACTACTTGTTTGGTTTTGCGAGATTCACCGATGATGGCAAGGTCGAAGTCGTCCACAACGAAGACAAGTCAAAGGTGTCCACATTCACTGCCGATCACATCCTGATTGCTACCGGAGGGACTCCTGTCTTTCCAAGCAAAATCCCAGGTTATGAACTCGGCATTTCCTCGGATGGAtttttcgagctggaaacaCAACCAAAGAGAGTCGCTGTCGTGGGTGCCGGATACATCGGTGTGGAGCTTGCCGGAGTTTTCAATGGTTTGGGCTCAGAAACTCACTTGATCATTAGAGGTGACACTGTTTTGCGCAAATTTGACACAATCATCCAGAATACGATTACTGACCATTACGTCAAGGAGGAAATCAATGTCCACAAGCAGTCGCAGGTGACCAAAATTGAAAGACTCGAAGACGGTTCTAAGAAGGTGACCCTGAATGATGAGTCAAGCatcgttgttgacgagctgatcTGGACCATTGGTAGAAAGTCGCTTATCGATTTGGATGTGCACAAGATTGGCCTCAAGCTCAACTCCAAGGACCAGGTCATTGTCAACGAGTACCAGGAAACTAACGTTAAGAACGTGTACTCACTGGGAGACGTTGTTGGCAAAGTTGAGCTGACTCCCGTGGCCATCGCTACTGGCCGCAAGCTCTCAAACAGATTATTTGGACCAGAGGTGTTCAGAACTCAGAAACAGGACTTTGACAACGTGCCTTCTGTCATCTTCTCCCATCCTGAAGCTGGCTCGATTGGTCTCAGCGAGAAGGATGCTATCGAGAAGTACGGAGAAGACGACATCAAAGTCTACCAGTCCAAGTTTACATCGATGTTCTACGCCATGTCTGAGCACAAATCTCCAACCGCGTACAAGCTTGTCTGTGTCAAGAGCCAAAACGAAAAGGTTGTTGGGTTGCACATTGTTGGAGACGCGTCGTCCGAGATTCTTCAAGGGTTCGGggtggccatcaagatGGGAGCAACCAAGGCCAACTTTGACGACTGCGTGGCTATTCACCCAACGTCCGCAGAGGAACTTGTCACCATGGTTTAA
- a CDS encoding Nicotinamide-nucleotide adenylyltransferase 1 has product MDPTQDPNFRPPSTHPPVEPTVSSTLIPNRRPIQPYVLADYLEPIDQPIDHTSVSSEPPVSVNNNHSNAKFSIETVTRSSSPSSIKHKIPKSRTELQPFSSSEEEEDSATPDQSAYPPLEETRTGSFSSTNLPRVHSFQIADLEEVPHGIQRQSKSLEEYKFPTHRLRTRLSEPNKYPLVIVACGSFSPITYLHLRMFEMALDAVREYTRFEVIGGYYSPVSDNYKKPGLAPSHHRVRMCELGCERTSSWLMVDAWESLQPKYTRTALVLDHFNEEINIKRGGVYKYKSSTEKTGVKIMLLAGGDLIESMGEPNVWADQDLHHILGNYGCLIVERTGSDVRSFLLSHDIMYEHRKNILVIKQLIYNDISSTKVRLFLRRNMSVQYLLPNSVIRYIQEHKLYVNDSEPVKQVMEPKD; this is encoded by the coding sequence ATGGACCCAACACAGGACCCGAATTTCAGGCCTCCTTCCACGCATCCGCCCGTGGAACCCACGGTTTCGTCCACTCTCATTCCGAACAGACGGCCCATACAGCCATACGTCCTTGCCGACTACTTGGAACCAATCGACCAACCTATAGATCACACAAGTGTTTCCAGTGAACCACCGGTGTCAGTTAACAACAACCACTCAAACGCCAAGTTCTCAATTGAGACCGTTACTAGATCCAGCTCTCCGAGTTCCATCAAGCACAAAATCCCCAAGTCCAGAACCGAACTCCAGCCGTTCAGTTCCAGcgaagaggaagaggatTCCGCCACGCCGGACCAGAGCGCTTATCCGCCCCTGGAGGAGACTCGCACCGGctccttctccagcaccaatCTGCCCAGGGTGCACTCGTTCCAGATCGCGGATCTCGAGGAAGTTCCACATGGTATACAGCGACAGTCTAAGAGCCTTGAAGAGTACAAGTTCCCTACACATCGTCTGAGAACACGATTATCTGAGCCAAACAAGTATCCTTTGGTAATAGTGGCGTGTGGCTCATTTTCGCCGATCACGTACTTGCATCTGCGAATGTTCGAAATGGCCTTGGATGCCGTCAGAGAGTATACCAGGTTCGAGGTCATCGGAGGGTATTATTCTCCGGTTTCGGACAATTACAAGAAACCAGGCCTTGCGCCGTCCCATCATCGGGTGCGCATGTGCGAACTTGGCTGCGAGCGCACATCCTCGTGGCTGATGGTCGACGCCTGGGAGTCCCTGCAGCCCAAATACACGCGAACAGCCTTGGTGTTGGATCATTTCAACGAGGAAATCAACATTAAAAGGGGTGGAGTGTACAAATATAAGAGCAGCACAGAGAAAACAGGCGTCAAGATCATGCTGCTGGCTGGTGGCGACCTGATTGAGTCCATGGGCGAGCCAAATGTGTGGGCAGATCAGGATCTGCACCATATCCTCGGCAACTACGGATGTCTCATTGTTGAGCGCACCGGGTCGGATGTGAGGTCCTTCTTGCTCAGTCACGACATCATGTACGAACATCGCAAAAACATATTGGTGATCAAGCAACTGATCTACAACGATATCAGTTCTACCAAGGTGCGACTGTTTTTGAGGAGAAATATGAGCGTCCAGTACTTATTGCCCAACTCCGTTATCCGGTACATCCAGGAACACAAACTGTATGTGAACGACAGCGAGCCGGTGAAGCAGGTAATGGAGCCCAAAGACTGA
- a CDS encoding Origin recognition complex subunit 4, with product MTVSEPEQNLELLRRRVLANLSNRTSSGLAKVRLNNVEMEQVQIYKMLENTIKFNEGKSCLVIGPRGSGKTTMVNNALLDLQEKFPNMFYVIRISGFYQSDDKSAIKEIARQLDWHLLRHSGNWSVSFERFSANETMNSVMSVLDGSQLMEGKDQNGDNDEMQMPIIFVIDELDRYTNDAKQTLLYNLFDVAQSSSNSHAVAVIGLTTVTGVREQLEKRVKSRFSQKVIQLTKPRQLAEFCDSVYCMISVDPDDFEPLMFDLAQRYNAHMKVLLGGPSELRKLVVHNFYTVKDLNILKSQLTPYIAKMDMTTFSGGPIPNVNTNNRSFQILSSLSELELKLVICAGRQLLKNSMDQVNFNIAYEEFEKISSSQTNTLNSQLQTMGRVKLDSAHHSRDLMLACWERLIHYGLLVEPIRQINGINSSFYTGGESNKMFHLDVTVEDVARLFRHTDWVTKWCRI from the coding sequence ATGACAGTGAGCGAGCCTGAGCAGAATTTGGAGCTTCTGAGGCGGCGAGTGCTAGCGAATTTGTCCAACAGAACAAGCTCTGGGCTTGCCAAGGTTCGTCTCAACAACGTTGAAATGGAGCAGGTCCAGATATACAAGATGTTGGAGAACACCATCAAATTCAACGAGGGTAAGTCCTGTCTGGTGATAGGTCCTCGCGGGAGCGGGAAGACGACCATGGTGAACAATGCGCTACTGGATCTCCAGGAGAAGTTTCCGAACATGTTTTATGTGATTAGAATCAGTGGATTCTATCAAAGTGACGACAAGAGCGCGATTAAGGAGATTGCAAGGCAGCTTGATTGGCATTTGCTCAGGCATTCGGGCAACTGGAGCGTTTCGTTCGAACGGTTTTCTGCCAACGAAACCATGAACAGTGTGATGAGCGTTCTGGACGGCAGCCAGCTGATGGAGGGGAAAGATCAGAATGGagacaacgacgagatgCAGATGCCTATTATCTTTgtgatcgacgagcttgaCAGGTACACAAATGATGCCAAACAGACACTATTGTACAATCTATTTGATGTGGCTCAGTCTTCGTCGAACTCTCACGCCGTGGCCGTCATTGGACTAACCACCGTCACCGGTGTCCGAGAGCAGTTGGAAAAAAGGGTAAAGAGTAGATTCAGTCAGAAGGTGATTCAGCTGACGAAGCCCAGGCAGCTGGCGGAGTTCTGTGACAGCGTCTACTGTATGATCTCTGTCGACCCTGACGACTTTGAACCGTTGATGTTCGATTTGGCGCAGAGATACAATGCACACATGAAAGTGCTACTTGGTGGGCCAAGCGAGCTCCGCAAGCTGGTTGTCCACAACTTCTACACAGTCAAAGATCTTAACATTCTCAAGAGCCAGCTAACGCCTTACATTGCGAAAATGGACATGACTACATTTTCCGGGGGGCCGATCCCTAATGTGAACACCAACAACCGCAGCTTTCAAATTTTGTCGAGCCTCAGTGAGCTGGAATTGAAGCTCGTCATCTGTGCCGGCCGtcagctgctcaagaactCCATGGACCAGGTCAATTTCAACATTGCAtacgaggagtttgagaaaatcTCGAGCTCCCAAACGAATACGCTAAATTCGCAGCTTCAAACAATGGGACGCGTGAAACTCGATTCGGCACACCATTCACGGGACCTGATGCTCGCGTGCTGGGAGCGTCTCATTCATTACGGACTTCTGGTGGAGCCGATCAGGCAGATCAATGGAATCAACTCGAGTTTCTACACCGGAGGAGAATCAAATAAAATGTTTCATCTGGACGTGACGGTAGAGGACGTCGCGCGGCTTTTCCGCCATACAGATTGGGTCACCAAGTGGTGCAGAATATAA